In Motacilla alba alba isolate MOTALB_02 chromosome 21, Motacilla_alba_V1.0_pri, whole genome shotgun sequence, the following are encoded in one genomic region:
- the ALDH4A1 gene encoding delta-1-pyrroline-5-carboxylate dehydrogenase, mitochondrial isoform X1 gives MWRRLRALRGCGRRWQHRTAIQVTNEPILEFKPGSPERAALQKALADLKGKTEDIPCVIGGEEVWTPTVRYQLSPFNHAHKVAKYCYASKELINKAINAALAARKEWDLKPVQDRAQIFLKAADMLSGPRRAEVLAKTMVGQGKTVIQAEIDAAAELIDFFRFNAKYALELEQSQPLSVDISTNSMVYRGLEGFVAAVSPFNFTAIGGNLAGAPALMGNVVLWKPSDTALLSSYAVYKILLEAGLPPNVVQFVPSDGPEFGDTVTSSEHFCGLNFTGSVPTFRRLWKQVSENLERYRNFPRLAGECGGKNFHVVHSSADVGSAVNGTLRSAFEFGGQKCSACSRLYAPASLWPHIKEKLLEEHGKIKVGDPTQDFGTFFSAVIDDKPPNPFRVPCPQSFARIKRWLQHARSSPNLTVLAGGGCDDSVGYFVEPCIVESRDPRDPIMREVCGDPTPNPCGTPGTPPQIPVRPLGPHHERGVWGPHPKSLWDPWDSIPNPCRNPIMREVWDPHPKSLWDPWDAIPNPCRNPIMREVWDPHPKSLQGSPGPQS, from the exons atgtggcggcggctgcgggcgcTGAGGGGCTGCGG GCGGAGATGGCAGCACCGCACGGCCATCCAGGTGACCAACGAGCCCATCCTGGAGTTCAAGCCGGGGAGCCCCGAGCGAGCGGCGCTCCAGAAG GCCCTCGCTGACCTGAAGGGCAAGACCGAGGACATCCCGTGTGTCATCGGGGGGGAGGAGGTGTGGACCCCCACGGTGAGGTACCAGCTCTCG CCCTTTAACCATGCACACAAGGTGGCCAAGTACTGCTACGCCAGCAAG GAGCTCATTAACAAAGCCATTAACGCTGCCTTGGCAGCGAGGAAGGAATGGGACCTGAAGCCTGTGCAGGACCGGGCCCAGATCTTCCTGAAGGCGGCCGACATGCTGAGCGGCCCGCGGCGAGCAGAAGTGCTGGCCAAGACCATGGTTGGGCAG GGCAAGACCGTGATCCAGGCGGAGATCGACGCCGCCGCCGAGCTCATCGACTTCTTCCGCTTCAACGCCAAGTACgcgctggagctggagcagagccagcccctgAGCGTGGACATCAGCACCAACTCCATGGTCTACCGGGGGCTGGAG GGCTTCGTGGCTGCCGTGTCCCCCTTCAACTTCACGGCCATCGGGGGCAACCTGGCGGGGGCTCCGGCACTGATG GGGAACGTGGTGCTGTGGAAGCCCAGTGACACGGCCCTGCTCTCCAGCTACGCCGTCTACAAGATCCTGCTGGAGGCGGGGCTGCCCCCCAACGTGGTGCAGTTCGTGCCCTCGGACGGCCCCGAGTTTGGGGACACTGTCACCAGCTCCGAGCACTTCTGTGGCCTCAACTTCACCGGCAGTGTGCC GACCTTCAGGCGCCTCTGGAAGCAGGTCTCGGAGAACCTGGAGCGCTACCGCAACTTCCCGCGCCTGGCCGGAG AGTGCGGAGGGAAGAACTTCCACGTGGTGCACAGCTCCGCGGACGTGGGCAGCGCCGTGAACGGGACCCTGCGCTCGGCCTTCGAGTTCGGCGGGCAGAAATGCTCCGCCTGCTCCCGGCTCTACGCGCCGGCCTCGCTGTGGCCCCACATcaaagagaagctgctggaggagcacgGGAAGATCAAAGTGGGAGAT CCCACCCAGGACTTCGGGACGTTCTTCTCGGCCGTGATCGATGACAAG CCCCCGAACCCGTTtcgtgtcccctgtccccagtcctTTGCCCGGATCAAGAGGTGGCTGCAGCACGCCCGCAGCTCCCCGAACCTGACGGTGCTGGCGGGCGGCGGCTGCGACGACAGCGTGGGCTACTTCGTGGAGCCCTGCATCGTGGAGAGCagggacccccgggaccccaTCATGAGAGAGGTGTGTGGGgaccccaccccaaatccctgtggaACTCCCGGgaccccaccccaaatccctgtgaGACCCCTGGGACCCCATCATGAGAGAGGTGTGTGGGGaccccatcccaaatccctgtgggaCCCCTGGGactccatcccaaatccctgcaggaacCCCATCATGAGAGAGGTATGGgatccccaccccaaatccctgtgggACCCCTGGGAtgccatcccaaatccctgcaggaacCCCATCATGAGAGAGGTATGGgatccccatcccaaatccctgcagggtTCCCCGGGACCCCAATCATGA
- the ALDH4A1 gene encoding delta-1-pyrroline-5-carboxylate dehydrogenase, mitochondrial isoform X2, whose translation MWRRLRALRGCGRRWQHRTAIQVTNEPILEFKPGSPERAALQKALADLKGKTEDIPCVIGGEEVWTPTVRYQLSPFNHAHKVAKYCYASKELINKAINAALAARKEWDLKPVQDRAQIFLKAADMLSGPRRAEVLAKTMVGQGKTVIQAEIDAAAELIDFFRFNAKYALELEQSQPLSVDISTNSMVYRGLEGFVAAVSPFNFTAIGGNLAGAPALMGNVVLWKPSDTALLSSYAVYKILLEAGLPPNVVQFVPSDGPEFGDTVTSSEHFCGLNFTGSVPTFRRLWKQVSENLERYRNFPRLAGECGGKNFHVVHSSADVGSAVNGTLRSAFEFGGQKCSACSRLYAPASLWPHIKEKLLEEHGKIKVGDPTQDFGTFFSAVIDDKSFARIKRWLQHARSSPNLTVLAGGGCDDSVGYFVEPCIVESRDPRDPIMREVCGDPTPNPCGTPGTPPQIPVRPLGPHHERGVWGPHPKSLWDPWDSIPNPCRNPIMREVWDPHPKSLWDPWDAIPNPCRNPIMREVWDPHPKSLQGSPGPQS comes from the exons atgtggcggcggctgcgggcgcTGAGGGGCTGCGG GCGGAGATGGCAGCACCGCACGGCCATCCAGGTGACCAACGAGCCCATCCTGGAGTTCAAGCCGGGGAGCCCCGAGCGAGCGGCGCTCCAGAAG GCCCTCGCTGACCTGAAGGGCAAGACCGAGGACATCCCGTGTGTCATCGGGGGGGAGGAGGTGTGGACCCCCACGGTGAGGTACCAGCTCTCG CCCTTTAACCATGCACACAAGGTGGCCAAGTACTGCTACGCCAGCAAG GAGCTCATTAACAAAGCCATTAACGCTGCCTTGGCAGCGAGGAAGGAATGGGACCTGAAGCCTGTGCAGGACCGGGCCCAGATCTTCCTGAAGGCGGCCGACATGCTGAGCGGCCCGCGGCGAGCAGAAGTGCTGGCCAAGACCATGGTTGGGCAG GGCAAGACCGTGATCCAGGCGGAGATCGACGCCGCCGCCGAGCTCATCGACTTCTTCCGCTTCAACGCCAAGTACgcgctggagctggagcagagccagcccctgAGCGTGGACATCAGCACCAACTCCATGGTCTACCGGGGGCTGGAG GGCTTCGTGGCTGCCGTGTCCCCCTTCAACTTCACGGCCATCGGGGGCAACCTGGCGGGGGCTCCGGCACTGATG GGGAACGTGGTGCTGTGGAAGCCCAGTGACACGGCCCTGCTCTCCAGCTACGCCGTCTACAAGATCCTGCTGGAGGCGGGGCTGCCCCCCAACGTGGTGCAGTTCGTGCCCTCGGACGGCCCCGAGTTTGGGGACACTGTCACCAGCTCCGAGCACTTCTGTGGCCTCAACTTCACCGGCAGTGTGCC GACCTTCAGGCGCCTCTGGAAGCAGGTCTCGGAGAACCTGGAGCGCTACCGCAACTTCCCGCGCCTGGCCGGAG AGTGCGGAGGGAAGAACTTCCACGTGGTGCACAGCTCCGCGGACGTGGGCAGCGCCGTGAACGGGACCCTGCGCTCGGCCTTCGAGTTCGGCGGGCAGAAATGCTCCGCCTGCTCCCGGCTCTACGCGCCGGCCTCGCTGTGGCCCCACATcaaagagaagctgctggaggagcacgGGAAGATCAAAGTGGGAGAT CCCACCCAGGACTTCGGGACGTTCTTCTCGGCCGTGATCGATGACAAG tcctTTGCCCGGATCAAGAGGTGGCTGCAGCACGCCCGCAGCTCCCCGAACCTGACGGTGCTGGCGGGCGGCGGCTGCGACGACAGCGTGGGCTACTTCGTGGAGCCCTGCATCGTGGAGAGCagggacccccgggaccccaTCATGAGAGAGGTGTGTGGGgaccccaccccaaatccctgtggaACTCCCGGgaccccaccccaaatccctgtgaGACCCCTGGGACCCCATCATGAGAGAGGTGTGTGGGGaccccatcccaaatccctgtgggaCCCCTGGGactccatcccaaatccctgcaggaacCCCATCATGAGAGAGGTATGGgatccccaccccaaatccctgtgggACCCCTGGGAtgccatcccaaatccctgcaggaacCCCATCATGAGAGAGGTATGGgatccccatcccaaatccctgcagggtTCCCCGGGACCCCAATCATGA